A window of Auraticoccus monumenti contains these coding sequences:
- a CDS encoding ArsR/SmtB family transcription factor — translation MASVYRALDDETRRLVLDELSARDGQTLFEICSVLAVRHGLSLTRQAISQHLGVLEAAGLVVTERRGRTKLHFFDPAPLAEIARRWPTDSPRNPP, via the coding sequence ATGGCCAGCGTGTACCGGGCGCTCGACGACGAGACCCGGCGGCTCGTCCTGGACGAGCTGTCCGCACGCGACGGTCAGACCCTGTTCGAGATCTGCTCCGTGCTCGCGGTCCGGCACGGGCTCAGCCTCACCCGCCAGGCCATCTCCCAGCACCTCGGTGTCCTGGAGGCCGCCGGCCTCGTCGTCACCGAGCGGCGGGGGCGGACCAAGCTCCACTTCTTCGACCCCGCACCACTGGCCGAGATCGCTCGCCGGTGGCCCACCGACTCCCCGAGGAACCCACCATGA
- a CDS encoding TetR/AcrR family transcriptional regulator, which translates to MGRPRGFEEAVAVDAAATVFRRRGYASTSVDHLVEATGVHRGSLYGTFGSKQGLFMRVLDAVDAASDSEGRLDVVLVGLLELAPEDRRVRERIAGLLEVHGITEEELGSRLLTRAGLHQEKETS; encoded by the coding sequence ATGGGACGTCCACGAGGGTTCGAGGAGGCAGTGGCGGTGGATGCCGCTGCGACGGTGTTCCGGAGGAGGGGGTACGCATCGACCTCCGTCGACCACCTGGTCGAGGCGACCGGGGTGCACCGGGGCAGTCTCTACGGCACCTTCGGGAGCAAGCAAGGGCTGTTCATGCGGGTCCTCGACGCGGTCGACGCGGCGAGCGACTCCGAGGGCCGGCTCGACGTGGTGCTCGTCGGACTGCTCGAGCTCGCCCCTGAGGACCGGCGTGTCCGCGAGCGCATCGCGGGTCTTCTCGAAGTCCACGGCATCACCGAAGAGGAACTAGGCAGTCGCCTGCTGACTCGCGCAGGACTGCACCAGGAGAAGGAGACATCATGA
- a CDS encoding SRPBCC family protein, whose translation MSTVQSSVDVDVPIARAYNQWTQFETFPQFMDGVTSVTHTDDTHTHWVVKVGAATREFDTEITDQRPDELVAWRSTGGDGGRHTGRVTFQTLGASSTRVNIALSWDPRGLVEKAGVLLHMDQVAVAQSAAEFKSLVEKPGSGSVGWRGDVTGV comes from the coding sequence ATGAGCACAGTGCAGTCGTCGGTCGACGTGGACGTCCCGATCGCCCGGGCGTACAACCAGTGGACGCAGTTCGAGACCTTCCCGCAGTTCATGGACGGCGTCACCTCGGTCACCCACACCGACGACACCCACACCCACTGGGTGGTCAAGGTGGGTGCCGCGACACGCGAGTTCGACACCGAGATCACCGACCAGCGGCCCGACGAGCTCGTGGCCTGGCGCAGCACCGGCGGTGACGGTGGGCGCCACACGGGCCGGGTCACCTTCCAGACGCTGGGCGCGTCGTCGACCCGGGTGAACATCGCGCTCAGCTGGGACCCCCGTGGACTCGTGGAGAAGGCCGGGGTGCTGCTGCACATGGACCAGGTGGCCGTGGCCCAGTCGGCCGCGGAGTTCAAGAGCCTGGTCGAGAAGCCGGGCAGCGGCAGCGTCGGCTGGCGGGGCGACGTCACCGGCGTCTGA
- a CDS encoding S8/S53 family peptidase, which translates to MLEELDGGIDAVAGMLARYDATADRWDLPATGSFWDAVDIAHRSGRRGAGRTIAVIDGGFDTGVPRLAAQELVWPTEALGRGHGTVVALLTLAVAPRARLLLYPTRVDGRVDEGRVAQALADAVVRGVDMINLSLGDAIPLEATFDFQAFFDPDALWPGMGHDDRLFWSNQRLSQLEYRHWLRLPHSPLTEAAATVVAAGIPLICAAGNRTNHLAVPAVCPDALAVSFIAEIRTVDDAVELAQGGPPTFTSAAFHDVALVQPPDVLGSSFATPLVTGLVALMEDVGDLDAFRDMARLGGMASELFVTRDQADMAPDPRRDSVIADLYQRALDTWPHAEELGPCPACAFFALPTLTDAGLHALNHSHLGRAQTLLRRAFLTNPRSPYAAANLAVATMRQADELDRREARGDVLRLLDEAVTLLQRAVELRPDHPPYRARLDEARHALQNPDGWQMMP; encoded by the coding sequence ATGCTCGAGGAGCTCGACGGCGGCATCGACGCGGTCGCGGGCATGCTTGCCCGCTACGACGCGACGGCTGACCGGTGGGACCTACCAGCGACCGGCAGCTTCTGGGACGCGGTCGACATCGCCCACAGGTCCGGTCGACGAGGTGCAGGTCGCACCATCGCCGTGATCGACGGCGGCTTCGACACCGGCGTGCCACGCCTGGCCGCGCAGGAGCTGGTGTGGCCGACAGAGGCCCTGGGCCGCGGGCACGGGACGGTTGTCGCGCTGCTGACGCTTGCGGTCGCCCCACGCGCCCGACTGCTCCTGTACCCGACCAGGGTCGACGGACGCGTCGACGAGGGACGAGTGGCGCAGGCGTTGGCGGACGCCGTCGTCAGGGGCGTCGACATGATCAACCTCAGCCTCGGAGACGCCATCCCGCTCGAGGCCACCTTCGACTTCCAGGCGTTCTTCGACCCCGACGCGCTGTGGCCCGGGATGGGCCACGACGACCGGCTCTTCTGGAGCAACCAGCGACTCTCCCAGCTGGAGTACCGGCACTGGCTGCGGCTGCCGCACTCACCGCTGACCGAGGCGGCCGCCACCGTGGTCGCCGCCGGCATCCCGCTCATCTGCGCCGCCGGCAACCGGACGAACCACCTGGCCGTGCCCGCCGTGTGCCCTGACGCCCTCGCAGTGTCGTTCATCGCCGAGATCCGTACGGTGGACGACGCCGTCGAGCTCGCACAAGGCGGCCCGCCCACTTTCACATCGGCGGCCTTCCACGACGTGGCCCTGGTCCAACCACCGGACGTCCTCGGCTCCAGCTTCGCCACCCCGCTCGTCACAGGTCTCGTCGCCCTGATGGAGGACGTGGGAGATCTGGACGCGTTCCGCGACATGGCGCGGCTGGGCGGCATGGCCAGTGAGCTGTTCGTCACCCGCGACCAGGCAGACATGGCGCCGGACCCGCGCCGCGACAGCGTCATCGCGGACCTGTACCAGCGAGCCCTGGACACCTGGCCCCACGCCGAGGAACTGGGCCCCTGCCCCGCGTGTGCGTTCTTCGCCCTGCCGACGCTCACCGACGCCGGTCTCCACGCGCTCAACCACAGCCACCTCGGCCGGGCCCAGACGCTGCTCCGCCGCGCCTTCCTCACCAACCCGAGGAGCCCGTACGCGGCGGCCAACCTCGCCGTGGCCACCATGCGCCAGGCCGACGAGCTCGACCGCCGAGAAGCCCGCGGCGACGTCCTCCGGCTCCTCGACGAGGCGGTCACGCTGCTCCAGCGTGCGGTCGAACTCCGCCCGGACCACCCGCCGTACCGGGCTCGTCTGGACGAGGCCCGGCACGCCTTGCAGAACCCGGACGGGTGGCAGATGATGCCCTGA
- a CDS encoding SDR family oxidoreductase, whose product MDLTGKTAIVTGASRGIGRATALALAARGADVAIGYRTRTDAAEEVVRLIEDGGGHAFARAGDITDEATVLALFDEATERFGGVDVVVANAARQYVGPFDQLTVQDFDQHLVTELRGYFLTLREAARQVRDHGRIIAVSTVNTRMLLPQMGMYLGLKGAVEQFVRVLSRELGPRQITVNTVAPGATDTDAFQPEMLDLAVSLSALGRIGQPEEVAELIAFLAGPGGRWVTNQDILAGGGLA is encoded by the coding sequence ATGGATCTCACCGGCAAGACCGCGATCGTCACAGGAGCCTCGCGAGGTATCGGACGCGCCACCGCACTGGCCCTGGCTGCTCGGGGCGCCGACGTCGCGATCGGGTACCGCACCCGTACCGACGCCGCCGAGGAGGTGGTGCGCCTGATCGAGGACGGCGGCGGCCACGCCTTCGCCCGAGCCGGCGACATCACCGACGAGGCCACCGTGCTCGCCCTCTTCGACGAGGCCACCGAACGCTTCGGCGGCGTGGACGTCGTCGTGGCCAACGCCGCCCGGCAGTACGTCGGACCGTTCGACCAGCTCACCGTGCAGGACTTCGACCAGCACCTCGTGACCGAGCTCCGCGGCTACTTCCTCACCCTGCGCGAGGCAGCACGTCAGGTCCGCGACCACGGACGCATCATCGCCGTCTCCACCGTCAACACACGGATGCTGCTGCCGCAGATGGGCATGTACCTAGGGCTCAAGGGAGCGGTCGAGCAGTTCGTGCGGGTGCTGTCGCGCGAGCTGGGGCCGCGCCAGATCACCGTCAACACCGTCGCGCCCGGGGCGACCGACACCGACGCCTTCCAGCCCGAGATGCTCGATCTGGCGGTGTCGCTGTCGGCCCTGGGTCGGATCGGCCAGCCGGAGGAGGTCGCCGAGCTGATCGCCTTCCTCGCCGGCCCCGGTGGCCGGTGGGTCACCAACCAGGACATCCTGGCCGGTGGCGGTCTCGCCTGA
- a CDS encoding CPBP family intramembrane glutamic endopeptidase: MPDSGTDLHAPPPAEHDTATSRVGEGVPPGVEYHRVLAGDQRRIGRGILAIALLLVGFFAISTAVVMGASWIEAQRGYTTPALGGSDYTPLYHLAAFGSITVLIPLSMLIQRWMYGVRGASLHSVVSRPRFDVLGRSLLVLVPVVLLVVVLHSWLAPAPQAPLAREAALGIFVISLLVVPLQGTAEEYGLRGLVFRIAASWGRGPRTALVLGLLVAASVFMVIHGASDPWLNLWYLVFALSNGIITWRTGGLEVAVVLHGAFNALSFAVAVVLGTDFTITGDREAGATNAAMLVPITVWIVIAAVVWLRTRRSGPARTPQPHTDR, encoded by the coding sequence ATGCCCGACAGCGGTACGGATCTCCACGCCCCGCCACCCGCCGAGCACGACACGGCGACGTCCCGGGTCGGGGAGGGGGTCCCGCCAGGGGTCGAGTACCACCGTGTCCTCGCGGGCGACCAGCGCCGCATCGGTCGCGGGATCCTCGCCATCGCGCTGCTCCTGGTGGGGTTCTTCGCCATCTCCACCGCCGTCGTCATGGGTGCGTCCTGGATCGAGGCGCAGCGGGGGTACACGACCCCGGCACTCGGCGGTAGCGACTACACCCCGCTGTACCACCTGGCCGCCTTCGGCTCCATCACCGTCCTCATCCCCTTGAGCATGCTGATCCAGCGCTGGATGTACGGGGTCAGGGGCGCCTCGCTGCACTCGGTCGTCTCCCGTCCCCGCTTCGACGTCCTCGGGCGCTCCCTCCTCGTGCTCGTCCCCGTGGTCCTCCTCGTCGTGGTCCTCCACTCCTGGCTGGCTCCTGCACCCCAGGCCCCGCTGGCGCGCGAGGCCGCACTGGGGATCTTCGTCATCAGCCTGCTGGTGGTGCCCCTGCAGGGGACGGCGGAGGAGTACGGCCTGCGCGGGCTCGTCTTCCGCATCGCGGCCAGCTGGGGCCGCGGTCCTCGCACCGCGCTGGTCCTCGGGCTGCTCGTCGCGGCCTCGGTGTTCATGGTCATCCACGGCGCGTCGGACCCCTGGCTGAACCTCTGGTACCTCGTCTTCGCCCTCTCGAACGGGATCATCACCTGGCGCACCGGCGGCCTCGAGGTCGCCGTCGTCCTGCACGGCGCGTTCAACGCGCTCAGCTTCGCCGTGGCGGTCGTCCTCGGCACCGACTTCACCATCACCGGCGACCGGGAAGCAGGGGCCACGAACGCAGCCATGCTGGTCCCGATCACCGTCTGGATCGTGATCGCCGCGGTGGTCTGGCTCCGCACGCGTCGGTCCGGGCCGGCGCGCACACCGCAGCCCCACACGGACCGGTGA
- a CDS encoding VOC family protein yields the protein MTVQLVSLCVGARDPDRLARFWSGLLGWPTAEDGHGGVALAPTDDTGFLLRFRASDEPRRSPNQMHLDLTSATPDQQQETRARALELGGGHLDIGQSPDEQHVVLADPEGNELYVVEAGNSFLADCGFVGAVSSDGTQALGCFWSRALDWPLVWDQDEETAIRSPHGGPKISWGGPPLAPTVRPGRWRLEVAPPSGTTAEDAVEGLLDLGATRTDVPVGHGAVGLLDPDGNEVTLLPRR from the coding sequence ATGACCGTGCAGCTCGTCTCGCTCTGCGTGGGCGCCCGGGACCCGGATCGGCTGGCCCGGTTCTGGTCCGGGCTGCTCGGGTGGCCCACCGCGGAGGACGGTCACGGAGGTGTCGCGCTGGCGCCCACCGACGACACCGGGTTCCTGCTGCGGTTCCGCGCGAGCGACGAGCCGAGAAGGAGCCCGAACCAGATGCACCTCGACCTCACCAGCGCCACGCCGGACCAGCAGCAGGAGACGCGGGCCCGGGCCCTGGAGCTCGGCGGAGGCCACCTCGACATCGGTCAGTCCCCCGACGAGCAGCACGTCGTGCTGGCCGATCCCGAGGGCAACGAGCTGTATGTCGTCGAGGCCGGCAACAGCTTCCTCGCCGACTGCGGGTTCGTGGGCGCGGTCTCCAGCGACGGGACGCAGGCCCTGGGGTGCTTCTGGAGCCGGGCCCTGGACTGGCCGCTGGTCTGGGACCAGGACGAGGAGACCGCCATCCGGTCCCCGCACGGCGGGCCGAAGATCAGCTGGGGTGGTCCCCCGTTGGCTCCCACGGTGCGACCGGGGCGCTGGCGCCTCGAGGTCGCTCCCCCGTCCGGGACCACCGCGGAGGACGCGGTCGAGGGGCTGCTCGACCTCGGGGCCACCCGCACCGACGTCCCCGTCGGGCACGGCGCGGTCGGGCTGCTGGACCCCGACGGCAACGAGGTGACCCTCCTCCCCCGCCGCTGA
- a CDS encoding VOC family protein: MRITLTSVFVDDQRAALAFYTELLGFTVKHDVPLGDDYWLTVVAPEDPDGVELLLEPSGHPAVKPYRDALVEDGIPLLVLSVDDLEAEHARLVESGVVFTQPPTDIGTAVLAVLDDTCGNLVQLVQPKPEAFAAQ, from the coding sequence ATGAGGATCACCCTGACCAGCGTCTTCGTCGACGACCAGCGCGCGGCGCTGGCCTTCTACACCGAGCTGCTCGGCTTCACCGTCAAGCACGACGTCCCCCTCGGTGACGACTACTGGCTGACGGTCGTCGCACCCGAGGACCCCGACGGCGTCGAGCTGCTGCTGGAGCCCTCGGGCCACCCCGCGGTGAAGCCCTACCGCGACGCCCTGGTGGAGGACGGCATCCCGTTGCTGGTGCTCTCCGTGGACGACCTGGAGGCCGAGCACGCCCGCCTGGTCGAGAGCGGTGTCGTGTTCACCCAGCCGCCCACCGACATCGGCACGGCGGTGCTCGCGGTCCTCGACGACACCTGCGGCAACCTGGTGCAGCTCGTCCAGCCCAAGCCGGAGGCGTTCGCCGCCCAGTGA
- a CDS encoding alpha/beta fold hydrolase, which translates to MTTITASTAPGLSHHRAAVNGTELHYVTAGDAGSPVLLVHGFPESWWAFRAAIPLLAERHRVVAVDLRGFGDSRIAERDHDSATAAEDLHQLIASLGLGPVHLLAQDISGGTAYRLVRAHPEDVLSFTGVEMGLAGFGLEGFADVTSGGSWHIGVLAAPDGLGELLLSGHERELLGSWAFPTMTAVPDAVTGADVDEMSRGYARPGGWRGAVGLYRSMLAEGEELRHLARERVVDVPALAVGGGGGPFTAATLSQVFADVSTAQVDGVGHYVALEAPGALAEALLAFLASTDVGHPERPVEPA; encoded by the coding sequence ATGACCACCATCACCGCCAGTACGGCCCCCGGCCTCAGCCACCACAGGGCCGCCGTGAACGGCACCGAGCTGCACTACGTCACCGCCGGCGACGCCGGCTCCCCCGTCCTGCTGGTCCACGGCTTCCCTGAGAGCTGGTGGGCCTTCCGTGCCGCCATCCCGCTGCTCGCCGAGCGCCACCGCGTGGTCGCGGTCGACCTCCGCGGGTTCGGCGACTCCCGGATCGCCGAGAGGGACCACGACAGCGCCACCGCGGCGGAGGACCTCCACCAGCTCATCGCCTCCCTGGGCCTCGGTCCGGTGCACCTCCTGGCCCAGGACATCAGCGGGGGCACGGCCTACCGCCTGGTCCGGGCGCACCCCGAGGACGTGCTCAGCTTCACCGGGGTCGAGATGGGGCTGGCCGGGTTCGGGCTCGAGGGGTTCGCCGACGTCACCTCCGGCGGGTCCTGGCACATCGGCGTCCTCGCCGCCCCCGACGGCCTCGGCGAGCTGCTCCTCAGCGGGCACGAGCGCGAGCTCCTCGGCTCCTGGGCGTTCCCGACCATGACCGCCGTCCCCGACGCGGTCACCGGGGCCGACGTCGACGAGATGTCCCGCGGGTACGCCCGACCCGGTGGGTGGCGCGGGGCCGTCGGCCTGTACCGCTCGATGCTCGCCGAGGGTGAGGAGCTCCGCCACCTGGCGCGGGAGCGGGTGGTTGACGTGCCCGCTCTCGCGGTGGGCGGCGGCGGCGGTCCGTTCACGGCGGCGACGCTCTCCCAGGTCTTCGCCGACGTGTCCACCGCGCAGGTGGACGGCGTGGGGCACTACGTGGCCCTCGAGGCTCCTGGTGCGTTGGCCGAGGCGCTCCTGGCTTTCCTCGCCTCCACAGATGTCGGGCACCCCGAGCGGCCGGTAGAGCCGGCCTGA
- a CDS encoding ATP-binding cassette domain-containing protein, with product MTTSTTTERPAEPVPADRHDVIRVQGARENNLKDVHLELPKRRLTVFTGVSGSGKSSLVFGTIAAESQRLINETYSAFVQGFMPSLSRPEVDALDGLTTAIIVDQERMGANPRSTVGTATDANAMLRILFSRLGDPHIGPPNAYSFNVPSVRASGAITIERGGRAKAEKATFNQLGGMCPRCEGMGSVSDFDLSALYDETKSLNEGALTIPGYTMDGWYGRIFRGCGWFDPDKPIGRYTTKELDDLLYKEATKIKVDGINLTYLGLVPQIQKSFLSKDVDAMQPHIRAFVERAITFQTCPDCEGTRLAPEARGSRIRGKNIADLCAVQISDLAAWVRELDEPSVAPLLGGLQHLLDSFAGIGLGYLSLDRPAGTLSGGEAQRTKMIRHLGSSLTDVTYVFDEPSIGLHPHDIQRMNALLLQLRDKGNTVLVVEHKPEMIAIADHVVDLGPRAGTAGGEIVFEGTVEGLRGSGTLTGRHLDDRASLKPAVRTAAGTMEVRAASSHNLKDVDVDIPLGVLCVVTGVAGSGKSSLIHGSVAPREGVVTIDQGAIRGSRRSNPATYTGLLEPIRKAFAKANGVKPALFSANSEGACPTCKGAGVIYTDLGMMAGVASTCEDCEGRRFQAAVLEYHLGGRNISEVLAMSVVEAEEFFGAGEARTPAAHKVLQRLTDVGLGYLTLGQPLTTLSGGERQRIKLATQMGDKGDVYVLDEPTTGLHLADVEQLLALLDRLVDSGRSVIVIEHHQAVMAHADWIIDLGPGAGHDGGHVVFEGTPADLVASRATLTGEHLAEYVGA from the coding sequence ATGACCACGTCCACCACCACCGAGCGCCCCGCCGAGCCGGTTCCCGCCGACCGGCACGACGTGATCCGGGTGCAGGGTGCCCGCGAGAACAACCTCAAGGACGTCCACCTCGAGCTGCCCAAGCGGAGGCTGACCGTCTTCACCGGCGTCTCCGGCTCCGGCAAGAGCTCGCTGGTTTTCGGCACGATCGCCGCGGAGTCCCAGCGCCTGATCAACGAGACCTACAGCGCCTTCGTGCAGGGCTTCATGCCCTCGCTGTCCCGACCCGAGGTCGACGCGCTGGACGGGCTGACCACCGCGATCATCGTCGACCAGGAGCGGATGGGGGCCAACCCCCGCTCCACGGTGGGCACCGCCACCGACGCCAACGCCATGCTGCGGATCCTGTTCAGCCGGCTCGGCGACCCCCACATCGGCCCGCCCAACGCCTACTCCTTCAACGTGCCCTCGGTGCGGGCCAGCGGCGCCATCACCATCGAGCGCGGCGGGCGCGCCAAGGCGGAGAAGGCGACGTTCAACCAGCTCGGCGGCATGTGCCCGCGCTGCGAGGGGATGGGCTCGGTCAGCGACTTCGACCTGTCGGCGCTCTACGACGAGACCAAGTCCCTCAACGAGGGTGCGCTGACCATCCCGGGCTACACCATGGACGGCTGGTACGGCCGGATCTTCCGCGGCTGCGGCTGGTTCGACCCGGACAAGCCGATCGGGAGGTACACCACGAAGGAGCTGGACGACCTCCTGTACAAGGAGGCGACCAAGATCAAGGTCGACGGGATCAACCTGACCTACCTCGGGCTGGTGCCGCAGATCCAGAAGTCCTTCCTGTCCAAGGACGTCGACGCGATGCAGCCCCACATCCGGGCCTTCGTGGAGCGGGCGATCACCTTCCAGACCTGCCCCGACTGCGAGGGGACCCGGTTGGCCCCCGAGGCGCGCGGCTCCCGGATCCGCGGGAAGAACATCGCCGACCTGTGCGCGGTGCAGATCAGCGACCTGGCCGCCTGGGTGCGCGAGCTGGATGAGCCGTCGGTGGCGCCGTTGCTCGGCGGCCTGCAGCACCTGCTGGACTCCTTCGCCGGCATCGGCCTCGGCTACCTGTCCCTGGACCGCCCGGCGGGGACGCTGTCGGGGGGAGAGGCGCAGCGGACCAAGATGATCCGCCACCTGGGGTCCTCGCTGACCGACGTCACCTACGTCTTCGACGAGCCCTCGATCGGGCTGCACCCCCACGACATCCAGCGGATGAACGCCCTGCTGCTGCAGCTGCGCGACAAGGGCAACACCGTGCTGGTGGTGGAGCACAAGCCGGAGATGATCGCCATCGCCGACCACGTGGTCGACCTCGGACCGCGAGCCGGCACCGCGGGCGGGGAGATCGTCTTCGAGGGGACGGTCGAGGGGCTGCGGGGGAGCGGCACCCTGACCGGGCGGCACCTGGACGACCGTGCCTCGCTCAAGCCCGCCGTCCGCACCGCAGCCGGGACGATGGAGGTGCGCGCGGCGTCCTCGCACAACCTGAAGGACGTCGACGTCGACATCCCGCTCGGGGTGCTGTGCGTGGTGACCGGGGTGGCCGGCTCGGGCAAGAGCTCGTTGATCCACGGCTCGGTCGCCCCGCGCGAGGGCGTGGTGACCATCGACCAGGGCGCCATCCGCGGCTCCCGGCGCAGCAACCCGGCGACCTACACGGGGCTGCTGGAGCCGATCCGGAAGGCCTTCGCCAAGGCCAACGGCGTGAAGCCGGCCCTGTTCAGCGCCAACTCCGAGGGCGCCTGCCCGACCTGCAAGGGCGCCGGGGTGATCTACACCGACCTGGGCATGATGGCCGGGGTGGCCAGCACCTGCGAGGACTGCGAAGGCCGTCGCTTCCAGGCCGCGGTGCTGGAGTACCACCTGGGCGGGCGCAACATCAGCGAGGTGCTCGCGATGTCGGTGGTCGAGGCCGAGGAGTTCTTCGGGGCGGGGGAGGCCCGGACGCCGGCGGCCCACAAGGTCCTGCAGCGGCTCACCGACGTCGGGCTGGGCTACCTGACGCTCGGGCAGCCGCTCACCACGCTGTCCGGCGGTGAGCGCCAGCGGATCAAGCTGGCGACCCAGATGGGGGACAAGGGCGACGTCTACGTCCTGGACGAGCCCACCACGGGTCTGCACCTGGCCGACGTGGAGCAGCTCCTGGCTCTGCTGGACCGGCTGGTGGACTCCGGGCGCTCGGTGATCGTGATCGAGCACCACCAGGCGGTGATGGCGCACGCGGACTGGATCATCGACCTCGGTCCGGGGGCCGGCCACGACGGCGGGCACGTCGTCTTCGAGGGCACGCCGGCCGACCTGGTGGCGTCCCGGGCGACCCTGACGGGGGAGCACCTGGCGGAGTACGTCGGGGCCTGA
- a CDS encoding MarR family winged helix-turn-helix transcriptional regulator, with protein MTRSGADLALLLLGGYRRLVDSAVQELAARGFEDVRPSHDFAMRAIDSGAGSASELGRRMSVTKQAAARTISVLLERGWIAREDDPDDGRRKRLRVTPLGREVMSTGETIFDELRQAWEREIGRQELATLEEQLSRLVGDAPIRLDAPGWVSRDDD; from the coding sequence ATGACCAGGTCAGGTGCCGATCTCGCCCTCCTGCTGCTCGGCGGCTACCGACGACTGGTCGACTCGGCCGTCCAGGAGCTGGCCGCCCGGGGCTTCGAGGACGTCCGACCCAGCCACGACTTCGCGATGCGCGCCATCGACTCCGGCGCCGGCAGCGCGTCAGAGCTCGGCCGACGCATGTCGGTGACCAAGCAGGCCGCCGCCCGGACGATCTCGGTGCTCCTGGAGCGTGGCTGGATCGCCCGCGAGGACGATCCGGACGACGGTCGCCGCAAGCGGCTCCGCGTCACACCGCTGGGCCGGGAGGTGATGAGCACGGGGGAGACCATCTTCGACGAGCTCCGGCAGGCCTGGGAGCGCGAGATCGGGCGGCAGGAGCTGGCCACGTTGGAGGAGCAGCTGTCCCGGCTGGTCGGCGACGCTCCGATCCGCCTGGACGCGCCCGGCTGGGTCTCCCGCGACGACGACTGA